One genomic segment of Methanothermococcus okinawensis IH1 includes these proteins:
- a CDS encoding CARDB domain-containing protein, translating to MLIVGTGVAFGSTDTVPSLPASYYGKILAENNQTLNGILVAKINGTERGQIEVINNMFGGLSYTDSKLVVNGRYNDDEGKEVEFYFNGVKLNSTRTVYWHSGDVVELTLLYGNVSIPNNPPVADFSYSIIGDVNDGKDVQFNDNSSDSDGTITKWLWNFGDGTASNNENPSHVYHSAGVYNVSLTVWDDDGANNTIQKTLTITNTPPKADFTYSVNYLNVTFMANASDDGIIKSYIWNFGDGTTGTGESISHSYINAGTYTVTLTVIDNLGAKNITKKQITVVKPVDFEMNNIIVPSSIYAGNEYTIYGKIYSNDAKTVEIAFYVNGSLHKLKNKSLVSGTNYVAFKWKPSHDGTYNLKIKIDPNNKINETNEANNELTKLVKVSSVDYGVYAIHKPYSTTVNKSTGIAVVLTSTKYSQNVPLLIKAVDINGSSEIIFDGNISIWNYKYFYTNWKPSHSGTYIIIANIDPNNIIQESNENNNKKSVNITVSKPDLRMGWTNLPYRIIVNKTVTPYLSVYSNTPLNATVVIKVNETGEVLYNKTVYVNYWKYLHYNWTPTTNNSYHIVAVIDPYNHIDEQNENNNKLVRKVIVTKPDLRMGWTNLPYRIIVNKTVTPYLSVYSNTPLNATVVIKVNETGEVLYNKTVYVNYWKYLHYNWTPTTNNTYHIVAVIDPYNHIDEQNENNNKLVRKVIVENPYFKITGKYCPTVVKEGNYFYVGIYYKTNYKTNYTLYLNYNHTIFNSSQWGIKNDTLKGYTYPTGWWSRSIWIKMKALHNTDNKECINGTLILNTLNGTLIKNLSCCIEVQPQGVIMKSSNITKLNGNDNKSFNLTVYNATPIRKVKGTIELDGGSDGAIFKGLYFLNKIPNAWGCIEQIASPTLANIYQKKYYYDMNNIDDGGALLNKTKKNVKIGIDTIISRQRNDGSWQWWGHGKSSVYFSAYSIYTMSLAYNDHDFRGISGNASKEKAVIENGVKWLISNQSSDGSWRAIPGAHEYIRQTIPLTAWTMTSLAEARDATDNNTLKSEINNSLEKGANFLLKQNLTKTEEISMSMIALNRTGFNWANISGNMSSLATKLKNKQSSDGHWNPDLWSGWAYWEPETTGYSILALHYAGYPNNDSNVSAGMDYLLTHFNPGWGWGSTKQTATAVQTIVIINPNVELNSNVSVYVDGNLITNVSLTKKTPHAVVNIPSSNLAIGNHKITLKSTGSGKVVASGLIKQWVLYGDVPEDLKQYIDPIAENYSLKVSTSSSKAYVDEPIKITAIVNNSNNSNELRYVFFEIKLPSNTTFTNATDESGNPLVFEKNETTGNYYVAIGDIANKSIYKFYFNATVHKPSIVNFTAKIYQMYKPDEIAISNITNLEVVSRDISINASIPTKTYNSTISIPTNITYDGVGSENITITVKLDNSTVKEENTTINPGSNLLNISLENITEGNHTVELYAGVLPDEINTENNKVVGAITVESPENKFVDVCVENISINGSNIIEGNNYTVNIGIKNIGNANASNAYVALYANGTLLNNKSINISSNSSKYVSFTWTPSSSGNYTLSSEVTLINDSDVSNNNKNITVYVKPQTVVLPDLIVESISTPSEITVNKTVTVNITIKNIGNANATKFSLRLSDSNNNTIDLKQNITLNVNESKTFSFNWTPTTEGNITLIAGVDGNNAVFENNETNNVMNKTVTVKSSYIKGDVTGDGIVDAGDAIKILRYDAGLITNINKQAGDVTGDGIVDAGDAIKILRYDAGLISHL from the coding sequence TTGCTAATAGTAGGGACAGGTGTAGCTTTTGGAAGCACTGACACAGTTCCTTCTCTTCCTGCCTCCTATTATGGTAAAATACTAGCTGAAAATAACCAAACTCTAAATGGTATTCTTGTGGCAAAAATAAATGGAACAGAGAGGGGGCAGATTGAAGTAATAAATAACATGTTTGGAGGTCTTTCTTACACAGATTCTAAGCTTGTAGTTAATGGAAGATACAATGATGATGAAGGAAAAGAAGTTGAGTTCTACTTTAATGGAGTTAAATTAAATTCTACAAGAACTGTATATTGGCATAGTGGTGATGTTGTAGAGCTCACCTTGTTATATGGAAATGTCTCTATTCCGAATAACCCGCCAGTTGCAGATTTTAGTTATTCCATAATTGGAGATGTAAATGATGGAAAAGATGTTCAATTTAACGATAATTCATCTGATAGTGATGGAACTATAACTAAATGGCTTTGGAATTTTGGCGATGGCACTGCATCAAATAATGAAAATCCAAGTCATGTCTATCATTCAGCAGGCGTTTATAATGTATCATTAACCGTATGGGATGATGATGGTGCAAATAATACCATTCAAAAAACCTTAACTATAACAAATACGCCTCCAAAAGCTGATTTTACATACAGCGTTAATTACTTAAATGTAACTTTCATGGCAAATGCTTCTGATGATGGTATAATAAAATCTTATATTTGGAATTTTGGAGATGGAACCACAGGAACTGGGGAGAGTATTAGTCATAGTTATATAAATGCTGGAACTTATACGGTAACTTTAACTGTTATAGACAATTTAGGTGCAAAAAATATAACTAAAAAACAAATAACTGTTGTAAAACCTGTGGATTTTGAAATGAATAATATTATAGTGCCAAGTAGCATCTATGCAGGTAATGAATATACGATATATGGCAAAATATATTCAAATGATGCAAAAACCGTAGAAATTGCCTTTTATGTAAATGGGTCATTACATAAGTTAAAAAATAAAAGTTTAGTTTCTGGAACAAACTATGTGGCATTTAAATGGAAACCAAGCCATGACGGAACATACAATCTAAAAATAAAAATAGACCCAAATAATAAAATAAATGAAACCAATGAGGCAAACAATGAATTAACAAAACTTGTAAAGGTATCATCTGTTGATTACGGTGTATATGCAATACATAAACCATACAGCACCACAGTAAATAAAAGCACAGGCATAGCTGTTGTGCTGACATCGACAAAGTATTCTCAAAATGTTCCATTATTGATTAAAGCTGTTGATATTAACGGGAGCTCTGAAATTATATTTGATGGAAATATATCCATTTGGAATTATAAGTATTTTTATACAAACTGGAAGCCATCCCATAGTGGAACATATATAATAATAGCCAATATCGACCCAAATAATATAATACAAGAATCAAATGAAAATAACAACAAAAAATCTGTGAATATTACAGTAAGCAAGCCTGATTTAAGAATGGGTTGGACTAACTTACCATACAGAATAATAGTAAATAAAACAGTAACTCCGTATCTCTCGGTATATTCAAATACGCCATTAAATGCTACGGTAGTTATAAAGGTAAATGAAACAGGCGAAGTATTATACAATAAAACAGTCTATGTGAATTACTGGAAGTATTTACACTACAACTGGACACCTACAACCAACAACAGCTATCACATTGTGGCAGTAATAGACCCATATAATCATATAGACGAACAAAATGAAAATAACAACAAACTTGTAAGAAAGGTAATTGTAACTAAACCTGATTTAAGAATGGGTTGGACTAACTTACCATACAGAATAATAGTAAATAAAACAGTAACACCGTATCTCTCAGTATATTCAAATACGCCATTAAATGCTACGGTAGTTATAAAGGTAAATGAAACAGGCGAAGTATTATACAATAAAACAGTCTATGTGAATTACTGGAAGTATTTACACTACAACTGGACACCTACAACCAACAACACCTATCACATTGTGGCAGTAATAGACCCATATAATCATATAGACGAACAAAATGAAAATAACAACAAACTTGTAAGAAAGGTAATTGTTGAAAATCCATACTTTAAAATTACTGGAAAATACTGTCCTACGGTAGTTAAAGAAGGCAATTACTTCTATGTAGGAATATATTACAAAACCAACTATAAAACAAATTATACGCTTTATTTAAATTATAATCATACGATATTCAACAGTAGCCAGTGGGGTATTAAAAACGATACATTGAAAGGATATACATATCCTACTGGCTGGTGGAGTAGGAGTATTTGGATTAAAATGAAAGCCCTCCATAATACCGACAACAAAGAGTGCATAAATGGAACTCTTATATTAAATACATTAAATGGAACTCTAATTAAAAACCTCAGTTGTTGTATTGAAGTTCAACCACAAGGCGTGATAATGAAATCCAGTAATATCACCAAATTAAATGGCAATGACAATAAATCGTTTAATTTAACAGTATATAATGCAACACCTATAAGAAAAGTTAAAGGAACCATAGAATTGGATGGGGGTTCTGATGGAGCCATATTTAAGGGATTGTATTTCTTAAATAAGATACCTAATGCATGGGGCTGTATAGAACAGATAGCAAGTCCAACGCTTGCAAACATATATCAGAAAAAATATTACTATGATATGAACAATATAGATGATGGAGGAGCTCTCCTAAATAAAACTAAAAAGAATGTAAAAATAGGGATAGATACCATAATATCACGACAAAGAAATGATGGTTCATGGCAGTGGTGGGGTCATGGTAAGAGCTCAGTATATTTCTCAGCATATTCCATATATACAATGAGTTTGGCATATAACGACCATGATTTCAGAGGAATAAGTGGAAATGCATCAAAAGAAAAGGCAGTAATAGAAAATGGAGTAAAATGGTTAATTAGTAATCAGAGCTCAGATGGTTCATGGAGAGCAATTCCAGGAGCTCATGAATATATAAGACAGACAATTCCATTAACTGCATGGACAATGACGAGTTTGGCAGAAGCAAGAGATGCAACAGACAATAACACATTGAAATCAGAAATAAACAATTCTCTTGAAAAAGGAGCTAATTTCTTGCTAAAACAGAATCTAACTAAAACAGAAGAAATATCTATGTCTATGATAGCACTAAATAGGACAGGATTTAATTGGGCAAACATATCAGGCAATATGAGCTCGCTGGCAACTAAACTGAAAAACAAGCAATCCTCGGATGGACATTGGAATCCAGATTTATGGAGTGGATGGGCATACTGGGAACCTGAAACTACGGGATATTCTATATTGGCATTACACTACGCAGGATATCCAAATAATGATTCAAATGTCTCCGCAGGTATGGACTACTTGCTAACTCATTTCAATCCCGGATGGGGATGGGGCTCTACAAAACAAACTGCAACAGCAGTTCAAACAATAGTAATTATTAATCCAAATGTGGAGCTTAATTCAAATGTTTCTGTGTATGTGGATGGTAATTTAATAACCAATGTATCATTAACTAAGAAGACACCTCATGCAGTAGTAAATATACCATCATCCAATTTAGCTATTGGAAATCATAAAATCACCCTGAAATCAACTGGAAGTGGTAAAGTAGTAGCCTCAGGATTAATAAAACAGTGGGTATTGTATGGGGATGTTCCAGAGGACCTTAAACAGTATATAGACCCAATAGCAGAAAATTATAGCCTTAAAGTATCGACTTCATCATCAAAGGCATATGTTGATGAACCTATCAAAATAACCGCAATAGTAAATAACAGCAACAACAGCAATGAATTAAGATATGTGTTCTTTGAGATAAAATTACCATCAAACACAACATTTACAAATGCCACCGATGAAAGTGGAAATCCACTGGTATTTGAAAAGAATGAAACCACAGGAAACTATTATGTGGCAATTGGAGACATAGCAAATAAATCGATATATAAATTCTACTTCAATGCAACAGTTCATAAACCCTCGATAGTAAATTTCACGGCAAAAATCTATCAGATGTATAAACCAGATGAGATAGCAATAAGCAATATTACAAACTTGGAAGTAGTATCAAGAGATATATCCATCAATGCATCCATTCCAACAAAAACATACAATAGCACAATTTCAATACCTACGAATATTACATATGATGGTGTAGGAAGTGAAAATATAACAATAACTGTGAAATTAGATAACTCAACAGTAAAAGAAGAAAATACAACTATAAATCCAGGAAGTAATTTGTTAAATATTAGCTTAGAAAATATTACCGAAGGAAATCACACAGTTGAACTATATGCAGGAGTTCTACCAGATGAGATAAACACCGAAAATAATAAAGTTGTAGGAGCTATTACTGTGGAAAGTCCAGAGAATAAATTTGTGGATGTATGTGTGGAAAATATTTCAATAAATGGTAGTAATATAATTGAAGGGAACAATTATACAGTAAATATTGGGATAAAAAATATTGGAAATGCAAATGCTTCAAATGCATATGTTGCCCTTTATGCAAATGGTACATTATTAAATAATAAATCTATAAATATTAGTTCAAATAGTAGTAAATATGTATCCTTCACTTGGACACCTTCATCAAGTGGAAACTATACACTGAGCTCAGAAGTTACATTAATAAATGATTCAGATGTATCAAATAACAATAAAAATATTACTGTATATGTAAAACCACAAACTGTCGTTTTACCAGATTTAATTGTAGAATCAATTTCAACGCCATCAGAAATTACAGTAAATAAAACAGTAACCGTAAATATTACCATTAAAAACATTGGAAATGCAAATGCAACGAAGTTCTCTTTAAGACTTTCAGACAGTAATAACAATACAATAGATTTAAAACAAAACATAACATTAAATGTAAATGAAAGTAAGACATTCTCCTTTAATTGGACACCAACAACAGAAGGGAATATAACATTGATTGCAGGTGTAGATGGTAATAATGCAGTATTTGAGAACAACGAAACTAACAATGTAATGAATAAAACAGTGACTGTCAAAAGCTCATATATAAAAGGGGATGTTACCGGAGACGGCATTGTTGATGCAGGAGATGCTATAAAAATATTAAGATATGATGCAGGACTTATCACTAATATAAACAAACAGGCTGGGGATGTTACCGGAGACGGCATTGTTGATGCAGGAGATGCTATAAAAATATTAAGATATGATGCAGGACTCATAAGTCATCTCTAA